Proteins encoded together in one Nostoc sp. PCC 7524 window:
- a CDS encoding phycobilisome rod-core linker polypeptide: protein MSIPLLEYSPTTQNQRVEGYEVPNEDTPVMYRLSAAIDDTDIDAIIWAAYRQIFSEQLIIKSNRQNFLESQLRNRAINVRDFIRGLGKSEVYRTQVAETNSNYRLVDITLKRFLGRAAYNKDEEIAWSIVIATKGLHGFIDALLDSEEYVQNFGDDIVPYQRRRYKDRPFNLVNPRYNAYWRDRQTLIYLGGRSFYSARTTGTLTTEDIRRAIPANFMALAGKMITPERNYQRTIASVTSQIKDIKIPDTSREVTTPEVTVKPVAVALPYRYLPGIKTT, encoded by the coding sequence ATGTCAATACCACTATTGGAATATTCACCAACTACACAAAACCAACGTGTAGAAGGTTACGAAGTTCCCAACGAAGATACTCCTGTAATGTATCGTCTGTCTGCCGCTATCGACGATACTGATATTGATGCCATTATTTGGGCAGCATATCGGCAAATCTTCAGCGAACAATTAATCATCAAAAGCAACCGCCAAAACTTCCTGGAATCTCAACTGCGGAATCGTGCCATTAACGTCCGTGATTTTATCCGGGGTTTGGGTAAATCGGAAGTGTATCGTACCCAAGTAGCAGAAACTAACTCCAACTATCGCTTAGTTGACATCACTTTAAAACGGTTCTTGGGACGGGCAGCTTATAACAAAGACGAAGAAATTGCTTGGTCAATTGTTATTGCCACCAAAGGATTACACGGCTTCATTGATGCCCTATTGGATAGTGAAGAGTACGTCCAAAACTTTGGCGATGATATCGTTCCCTACCAACGCCGTCGCTATAAAGACAGACCCTTTAACTTAGTTAACCCCAGATATAACGCTTACTGGCGCGATCGCCAAACCCTAATTTATCTGGGTGGACGTTCCTTCTACAGCGCCCGCACCACCGGCACTTTAACCACAGAAGATATTCGTCGCGCTATCCCCGCCAACTTCATGGCACTAGCAGGGAAAATGATCACCCCAGAACGTAACTATCAGCGCACCATTGCCTCCGTTACCTCCCAAATCAAAGATATAAAAATTCCCGACACCAGCCGGGAAGTTACCACCCCCGAAGTCACAGTTAAACCCGTAGCCGTCGCCCTGCCCTATCGTTATCTACCCGGCATCAAAACCACTTAG
- a CDS encoding phycobilisome rod-core linker polypeptide, with translation MAIPLLEYKPSSQNQRVAGYEVPNEDTPKIYRTEDCADDGDTQELIWAAYRQVFSEHVILKFYRQSNLESQLKNRAISVRDFIRGIAKSEAFQSLVIKSNSNYRLVELALKRLLGRAPYNKDEEIAWSIKIATVGWDGFVDALLDSEEYQSNFGENIVPYQRRRYKDRPFNLVTPRYGDYWRDRLEAERYKPGAVKNFLELAKSLEIRTVSYTPVSTANIQIPDTTRSATPEGIPYSVNPSANFPVR, from the coding sequence ATGGCCATTCCTTTACTTGAATACAAACCCAGTTCTCAAAATCAGCGTGTTGCTGGGTACGAAGTTCCTAACGAAGATACCCCCAAAATTTACCGCACTGAAGACTGTGCTGATGATGGCGACACCCAAGAATTAATCTGGGCTGCCTATCGTCAAGTTTTCAGCGAACACGTTATCCTGAAATTCTACCGCCAGAGCAATTTAGAATCCCAACTCAAGAACAGAGCCATCAGTGTCCGCGACTTCATCCGGGGTATTGCTAAGTCCGAGGCATTCCAGAGTTTAGTAATTAAGAGTAACTCTAACTACCGCCTTGTAGAACTTGCCCTGAAACGCCTTTTGGGTCGCGCACCTTATAATAAGGATGAAGAAATTGCTTGGTCAATTAAAATAGCCACCGTTGGTTGGGATGGTTTTGTTGATGCTCTGTTGGATTCTGAAGAGTATCAAAGCAATTTTGGTGAAAACATCGTCCCCTACCAACGGCGACGCTACAAAGATAGACCCTTCAATCTAGTTACACCACGCTACGGCGACTACTGGCGCGACAGACTAGAAGCAGAACGCTACAAGCCAGGTGCTGTCAAGAACTTCTTGGAATTAGCTAAATCACTGGAAATTAGGACAGTTTCCTACACACCAGTTAGCACAGCTAACATCCAAATTCCTGACACCACCCGCTCTGCTACACCCGAAGGAATCCCATACTCCGTAAATCCTAGCGCCAATTTCCCTGTACGGTAA
- a CDS encoding phycobilisome rod-core linker polypeptide: protein MALPLLAYKPTTQNQRVPSFGTADVNEDTPYIYRLENANSPSEVEELIWSAYRQVFNEQEILKFNRQIGLETQLKNRSITVKDFIRGLAKSERFYELVIGANNNYRLVEICFKRLLGRAPYNEEEKIAWSIVIGTKGWGGFVDALIDSTEYEQNFGDFTVPYQRKRMTTDRPFSFTTRYGADYRERAGIVRKGRYVTEWYTSNRQFDVAAISAVLLVMSASIALLLILNWFGINSGY from the coding sequence ATGGCATTACCTTTACTGGCTTACAAACCCACAACTCAAAATCAAAGAGTTCCAAGTTTTGGAACGGCAGATGTCAATGAAGATACTCCTTACATCTACCGTTTAGAAAATGCCAACTCTCCCAGCGAAGTGGAAGAATTAATTTGGTCTGCCTATCGCCAAGTCTTCAACGAACAGGAGATTCTCAAATTTAATCGCCAAATTGGACTAGAAACCCAACTGAAAAATCGGTCAATCACCGTTAAAGACTTTATTCGGGGTTTGGCTAAATCAGAGCGATTTTATGAGCTAGTGATTGGAGCCAATAATAACTATCGACTGGTAGAAATTTGCTTCAAACGTTTATTGGGACGCGCACCCTACAACGAAGAAGAAAAAATCGCTTGGTCGATTGTCATTGGTACTAAAGGTTGGGGTGGATTTGTCGATGCGCTGATTGATAGTACAGAGTATGAGCAGAACTTTGGTGATTTCACTGTACCCTATCAGCGCAAACGGATGACCACAGATAGGCCATTCAGCTTTACCACCCGTTACGGTGCAGATTATCGGGAACGTGCTGGTATTGTGAGAAAGGGACGCTATGTTACCGAATGGTATACATCGAACCGCCAATTTGATGTGGCCGCAATATCAGCTGTATTACTGGTAATGTCCGCCAGCATTGCTTTACTGCTGATACTAAATTGGTTCGGAATTAATTCTGGCTACTAA